One stretch of Streptomyces hygroscopicus DNA includes these proteins:
- a CDS encoding MerR family transcriptional regulator, with protein MSRTDAALRPVDLARMAGVSTQQIRNYVDAGILPPAARTPAGYRRFEDRHRRALVTYRALLPGYGAETARAVMRAVHAEDIALALTLVNAGHAALHDQRLSLQAAGEALETVAGQTPDTSAPARSGPLRIGEVAARIGVRTSALRVWESAGLLRPRRDRGTGYRVYGPSDVRDARMIDLLRQVRYPLPQIRPVIDGLRRTGGSDALRSVIARRQEGLAQRAAAMLEGSCRLHHYLTENRSAEDR; from the coding sequence GTGAGCCGTACGGACGCCGCGCTGCGCCCCGTCGATCTGGCCCGGATGGCGGGTGTCTCCACCCAGCAGATCCGCAACTACGTCGACGCGGGCATCCTGCCGCCGGCCGCCCGCACCCCCGCCGGCTACCGCAGGTTCGAGGACCGGCACCGCAGAGCCCTGGTGACCTACCGGGCCCTGTTGCCGGGATACGGCGCGGAGACCGCCCGCGCGGTCATGCGGGCCGTCCACGCCGAGGACATCGCCCTCGCGCTCACCCTCGTCAACGCCGGCCATGCCGCGCTCCACGACCAACGGCTCTCCCTCCAGGCCGCGGGGGAGGCGCTGGAGACGGTCGCCGGGCAGACCCCGGACACCTCGGCGCCCGCACGCTCCGGGCCACTGCGCATCGGCGAGGTGGCCGCCCGGATCGGGGTGCGCACCTCGGCCCTCCGGGTCTGGGAGTCCGCCGGTCTGCTGCGCCCGCGGCGCGACCGGGGCACCGGCTACCGCGTCTACGGCCCCTCCGACGTCCGGGACGCCCGGATGATCGATCTGCTGCGCCAGGTCCGCTATCCGCTGCCCCAGATCCGGCCCGTCATCGATGGCCTGCGCCGCACCGGCGGCAGCGACGCCCTGCGCTCGGTCATCGCCCGGCGTCAGGAGGGGCTCGCCCAGCGCGCCGCGGCCATGCTCGAAGGCTCCTGCCGGCTGCACCACTACCTCACGGAAAATCGGTCGGCCGAGGACCGATGA